The Hyphomicrobium sp. MC1 genome window below encodes:
- a CDS encoding RidA family protein yields MADIKIFTPPTLGKPLGQYSQITRVKASEYIFIAGQVGISTDGIAVPPEDFDGQCVQIFANLFAALQSCDADWSNVVQFTTYMVDPNEIPKFMAYRLREFPKFFANGAYPPNTLLMINRLVHAEFRIEVSAIAAL; encoded by the coding sequence ATGGCTGACATCAAAATCTTCACTCCTCCGACGCTCGGAAAACCCCTCGGACAGTACTCGCAGATCACGCGGGTGAAGGCATCGGAGTACATCTTTATCGCCGGCCAAGTTGGCATTTCCACCGATGGCATAGCGGTGCCACCTGAAGATTTCGATGGTCAGTGCGTACAGATCTTTGCGAACCTTTTTGCCGCCCTGCAAAGCTGCGATGCGGATTGGTCCAACGTCGTGCAGTTCACGACCTACATGGTCGATCCAAACGAAATTCCGAAATTCATGGCCTATCGCCTTCGCGAATTTCCGAAGTTTTTCGCAAACGGCGCCTACCCGCCAAACACACTGCTGATGATCAATCGGCTCGTCCACGCCGAGTTCAGGATCGAAGTCTCGGCGATTGCCGCGCTTTGA
- a CDS encoding NAD(P)/FAD-dependent oxidoreductase codes for MAKTVEIAGAGLAGLCAAARFSQLGWKVTLHERAKDLRMFGAGIWLWESGLKTLSILGAYDQAVARARRIYEWRIVDSRGRTLMSRPMPDHDRMLLPPRADLYQALIDRCVANGVEIITSSIVTEVRPEGALVTEAGERQADLVLIANGAYSVLREQILGTAWMDFGVEAGIRMMIGNRPDDPTDVITEYWNGPWRLLYNPCTEGENYIFLSAPVDDERARVLPVDRALWAEKFPAAAGLVERFSEASRWDRLVNVRCRRWSQGKVAIIGDAAHAMPPNLGQAANTAFTNVMALALAADKANDMPSALVAWERHQRALTNHVQWWSYLYGYVLNRWPRSFESLRSDVLSAMSKTEWFDEALNRGARHMPLA; via the coding sequence ATGGCAAAGACAGTTGAAATCGCCGGCGCCGGGTTAGCTGGTCTATGCGCCGCCGCCCGGTTCTCTCAGCTCGGATGGAAGGTGACACTTCACGAGCGCGCCAAAGACCTTCGCATGTTCGGTGCCGGGATCTGGTTATGGGAAAGCGGCCTCAAAACGCTCTCGATTCTGGGCGCATATGATCAAGCCGTGGCAAGGGCGCGCCGCATCTACGAATGGCGCATCGTCGATTCGCGAGGCCGTACGCTGATGTCCCGCCCGATGCCGGATCATGACCGTATGTTGCTTCCTCCGCGCGCCGATCTCTATCAAGCTCTCATTGATCGTTGCGTGGCTAATGGTGTTGAAATCATAACTTCTTCGATCGTCACGGAAGTTCGTCCGGAAGGTGCTCTGGTGACGGAAGCCGGCGAGCGGCAGGCCGATCTCGTCTTAATCGCAAACGGCGCGTATTCCGTGCTCAGAGAGCAAATTCTCGGCACTGCATGGATGGATTTTGGTGTCGAAGCCGGAATACGTATGATGATTGGCAACCGTCCGGATGATCCGACGGATGTCATCACCGAATATTGGAACGGCCCGTGGCGGCTTCTCTATAACCCTTGCACCGAGGGCGAGAACTATATCTTCCTGAGCGCACCCGTGGACGATGAGCGCGCCCGCGTTCTGCCGGTCGATCGTGCGCTTTGGGCCGAGAAATTTCCCGCCGCGGCCGGCCTCGTTGAGCGTTTTTCAGAAGCCAGCCGCTGGGATCGCCTCGTCAATGTGCGTTGCCGGCGGTGGTCGCAAGGAAAGGTCGCGATTATCGGCGACGCCGCTCATGCTATGCCTCCCAATCTCGGACAGGCTGCGAATACGGCCTTCACGAACGTCATGGCATTGGCGCTCGCGGCCGATAAGGCGAACGATATGCCGTCAGCGCTTGTCGCCTGGGAGCGACATCAGCGCGCACTAACCAATCATGTTCAATGGTGGTCCTATCTCTACGGTTATGTGCTTAACCGATGGCCGAGGAGCTTCGAATCTTTGCGATCGGACGTTCTGAGCGCGATGTCGAAAACGGAATGGTTTGACGAAGCCTTGAACCGCGGTGCGCGCCACATGCCGTTGGCTTGA
- a CDS encoding IclR family transcriptional regulator: MSIAVPRIECLALQTGATVSLGVLESGSILLVKQAKRLQTTPAVPPGSSLPVHATAMGKVLLASSSDLRPSASFGFGNLARLTDRTICDPSVLAKELHTVRAGGIAIDDEESMMGRRCIAAPIHNELGDCVAAVSVTDTSSQLTDEAVRNLSAQVAAAAAEITRSSGGYLRRKNSF, from the coding sequence ATGTCCATTGCTGTTCCGAGGATTGAATGCCTGGCGCTGCAAACAGGCGCTACGGTCAGTCTCGGGGTTCTTGAAAGCGGCAGCATTCTTCTTGTGAAGCAGGCGAAGCGCCTGCAGACCACGCCGGCGGTTCCTCCAGGAAGCAGCTTACCTGTCCACGCAACGGCGATGGGAAAGGTTCTGCTCGCAAGTTCATCGGACCTGCGTCCGTCGGCGAGCTTCGGTTTCGGCAATCTGGCGCGATTGACCGACCGTACGATTTGCGATCCGTCCGTTCTCGCAAAAGAGCTTCACACCGTTCGGGCAGGCGGCATCGCGATCGACGATGAAGAGAGCATGATGGGGCGGCGCTGCATCGCCGCCCCAATCCACAATGAACTGGGCGACTGCGTCGCGGCTGTATCGGTCACAGACACAAGCTCGCAGCTGACCGACGAGGCTGTTCGGAATCTGAGTGCGCAGGTTGCGGCTGCTGCTGCGGAAATTACGCGCAGTTCCGGCGGGTATCTCCGTCGAAAGAACAGCTTCTAA
- a CDS encoding XdhC family protein, whose amino-acid sequence MAWHRTGLKFAVITLVNIVGSSPRAVGSVMAVSSDGHSAGYLSGGCLEKAVVEEARMCIARGTNRLIRYSKDSPYFDIEIPCGSGIDVFIDQGIDIGLLTRLHMLSHQRQAVIHTTNLVTGSNDVQVTEDCDERTRLDCDIFRRVVRPALRVHLVGSGPSLAAVAHLLAAIGFGTEIACPDAATREDIHSIGLNCHALTDKAIERLQGDRWSAAILAFHEHDWEIPLLERLLDSDCFYIGVLGSKAVAERRVAELSQRGIAPYQLARLRAPVGLIKGAKSKLSFAVSVVAELVSAAKDHAIIE is encoded by the coding sequence TCATGGCGGTCTCTTCCGACGGGCATTCGGCAGGCTACCTCTCCGGCGGATGCCTGGAGAAAGCTGTCGTCGAAGAAGCTCGGATGTGCATCGCGCGCGGAACTAATCGCCTGATCCGCTACAGCAAGGATTCTCCATATTTCGATATCGAAATTCCATGCGGAAGCGGGATTGACGTGTTCATAGATCAGGGGATCGATATCGGCCTTCTGACCCGCCTTCACATGCTCTCACATCAACGCCAAGCTGTTATTCACACAACCAACTTGGTGACGGGCTCTAACGACGTCCAAGTCACGGAAGACTGCGACGAACGAACTCGTCTCGACTGCGATATCTTTCGCCGCGTGGTCAGACCCGCGCTGAGAGTTCACCTCGTAGGATCAGGCCCATCCCTTGCAGCCGTTGCACACCTCCTGGCGGCGATAGGTTTCGGCACGGAGATCGCGTGCCCCGATGCAGCAACGCGCGAAGATATCCATTCAATCGGCCTCAACTGCCATGCCCTCACCGATAAAGCCATCGAACGCCTGCAGGGCGATCGTTGGTCGGCAGCCATTCTCGCTTTCCACGAGCACGATTGGGAGATTCCTCTCCTTGAGAGATTGCTTGATTCTGACTGCTTCTACATAGGCGTTCTGGGCAGCAAGGCAGTCGCAGAAAGGCGCGTTGCAGAACTCAGCCAAAGGGGAATAGCTCCGTATCAGCTAGCAAGACTGCGTGCGCCGGTCGGCTTGATAAAGGGTGCGAAGAGCAAGCTTAGCTTTGCCGTGAGCGTTGTTGCCGAGCTCGTCAGCGCGGCCAAAGATCACGCAATTATTGAATGA
- a CDS encoding alpha/beta fold hydrolase translates to MLFCQGIKFEFEGVPVHVVTGGSGFPLLLIHGSGPGASTYANWRLVLEPLMRRYQIFGMDLIGFGASGRRAAPPYFDIDFWIRQCRAMIDRMPGEKIGVVGHSLSGALALKLAAEEPRISKVLTTGSMGAAFAINEGTIRCWSFPNDRAELVALAETLIYDRKHITEAYIDNRIETLWKDKAYRDYFMAMFAGDRQRFVNETLLSSNELRRIKIPVSMLHGRNDIAFPPDVTMRIADALPQADVALLAHCSHSIALEFPEKLLSACHTLFGE, encoded by the coding sequence GTGCTATTTTGCCAAGGAATTAAATTCGAGTTCGAAGGTGTTCCCGTTCACGTTGTCACCGGTGGTAGTGGTTTCCCGTTACTACTGATCCATGGCTCAGGCCCAGGAGCTTCGACCTATGCGAATTGGCGTCTCGTACTCGAGCCGCTGATGCGGCGATATCAAATATTTGGAATGGACCTCATCGGATTCGGTGCCTCCGGGCGACGGGCTGCTCCTCCTTATTTCGATATCGATTTCTGGATTCGACAATGCAGAGCGATGATTGATCGCATGCCGGGGGAAAAGATCGGCGTCGTAGGGCATTCGTTATCTGGCGCACTCGCATTGAAGCTCGCTGCCGAGGAACCTCGCATTTCGAAAGTCCTCACAACCGGATCGATGGGAGCCGCATTTGCGATCAACGAAGGCACGATCCGCTGTTGGAGCTTCCCAAATGATCGCGCCGAACTCGTCGCTTTAGCAGAAACGCTAATCTATGACCGGAAGCACATCACTGAAGCCTATATAGATAATAGGATTGAGACGCTGTGGAAGGACAAAGCTTATCGGGACTATTTTATGGCTATGTTTGCAGGCGATCGACAGCGCTTTGTCAACGAGACGCTGCTGTCGTCGAATGAGCTTCGACGGATCAAAATTCCGGTTTCTATGCTGCATGGGAGAAATGACATAGCATTTCCACCTGACGTTACGATGCGGATCGCGGACGCTTTGCCGCAAGCGGATGTGGCATTGCTTGCTCATTGCTCGCACTCCATTGCATTAGAGTTCCCTGAGAAGCTCCTCTCTGCCTGTCACACACTATTCGGAGAATAG
- a CDS encoding APC family permease yields the protein MAADTTRSEFDESSDDIKLVNEKALNWFDVSAIGTGEMLFTAGFAWIVYIASLYGLKWSIIGFAIGVVVIHCAWWLYREMITAVPEPGSIQSYGREAGLFSLGTTYFVGYAPVYGVFMWLELQVASGLFQGLFPTVATWIWPFVVIGPVVGLNLLGNQVTGKVQSLLVVLTLIGDGIAAVCVWYLLANKVDFAANWGLPAGTTVDWLTPFTVAGFWIGIMAAVLEVQQVLVDEWSDFTVSRDVGLLSAAWQLWVRQIPLALGILAAAPVAALVAMPVPTVGLIHEKLGDGPVFYLALASMLIATYTTLSVYFMAEGKVLALYSQQGALPRPVGQYSSKAVPWVAILILAVLALVGAYITDTLFIIEMLSNWSASLYFIIALFFICMRQRKNMDRPLKVPFGMPVAIFLLVLSGIIAFAIFMTNWKAGLAWYGTVLAFMAYDHFIVPRTKRGGFYRDQVLRQRTSAARL from the coding sequence ATGGCCGCTGACACGACCCGCTCGGAATTCGATGAATCCAGCGACGACATAAAACTTGTGAATGAGAAAGCTCTAAACTGGTTCGACGTCTCGGCCATCGGTACGGGCGAGATGCTTTTCACTGCAGGCTTTGCATGGATCGTTTACATCGCAAGCCTCTACGGACTGAAATGGAGTATTATCGGCTTTGCAATTGGCGTCGTGGTGATCCACTGCGCCTGGTGGCTCTACCGTGAGATGATCACGGCTGTTCCAGAACCGGGTTCGATCCAATCGTATGGACGCGAAGCCGGTCTCTTCTCTCTCGGAACGACCTACTTCGTCGGATACGCCCCTGTTTACGGCGTCTTCATGTGGCTTGAGCTGCAAGTGGCCTCGGGCCTATTCCAAGGTCTTTTTCCAACCGTTGCGACGTGGATCTGGCCATTTGTCGTCATCGGACCCGTCGTTGGCCTGAACCTCTTGGGCAATCAGGTAACCGGTAAAGTCCAGTCGCTTCTCGTCGTTCTCACCTTGATCGGTGACGGCATCGCTGCAGTCTGCGTCTGGTACCTGCTCGCGAATAAAGTCGATTTCGCCGCCAACTGGGGCCTTCCCGCAGGCACAACGGTCGACTGGCTGACGCCCTTCACGGTTGCCGGCTTCTGGATCGGCATCATGGCTGCTGTTCTCGAAGTGCAGCAGGTGCTCGTCGATGAATGGAGCGACTTCACCGTCTCGCGTGACGTGGGGCTTCTGTCTGCAGCCTGGCAGCTTTGGGTTCGCCAAATTCCTTTAGCACTCGGCATTCTGGCAGCCGCACCGGTGGCGGCACTAGTTGCAATGCCGGTTCCAACCGTCGGCCTCATCCATGAAAAGCTCGGCGACGGACCGGTCTTCTATCTCGCCCTCGCCAGTATGCTCATCGCGACATATACGACCCTGAGCGTCTACTTCATGGCAGAAGGCAAGGTGCTGGCGCTCTATTCGCAGCAGGGCGCCCTGCCCCGTCCGGTCGGACAATACTCCTCCAAGGCAGTGCCGTGGGTTGCGATCCTTATCCTCGCGGTTCTTGCACTCGTCGGCGCCTATATCACTGACACGCTTTTCATCATCGAGATGCTCTCGAATTGGTCAGCGAGCCTCTATTTCATCATCGCGCTGTTCTTCATCTGCATGCGCCAGCGCAAAAATATGGATCGTCCGCTGAAAGTGCCGTTCGGCATGCCAGTTGCAATCTTCCTTCTCGTGCTTTCGGGAATCATCGCCTTCGCGATCTTTATGACGAACTGGAAGGCAGGCTTGGCTTGGTACGGAACGGTGCTCGCCTTCATGGCTTACGATCACTTCATCGTCCCGAGGACGAAACGCGGCGGCTTCTATCGCGATCAGGTCCTTAGACAACGGACAAGTGCCGCACGTCTCTAA
- a CDS encoding fumarylacetoacetate hydrolase family protein, with protein sequence MKFATIKRQSNDVIVLLDATAETYYPLGEVLKGMPAGAMSDFAAAIPLLMEAEPIANLPPGRPLDFGDLVAPILNPPHNIMCVGKNYRAHANEFAKSGFDSSSTSSADAVPEFPIIFTKPSTTISGPASDIPLVPGLDQAVDYECELAVVIGKGGRAIPRDEAMAHVFGYTIVNDVTARDLQQRHKQWFLGKSPDGFCPMGPWIITADEVDYRDMRVICRVNGEVRQNASTRDLIFDIPVLIETISKVMTLSPGDIIATGTPEGVGIGFTPPRFLRDGDVVECEISGIGKIRNTVKRAGCYRRAS encoded by the coding sequence ATGAAATTTGCGACGATCAAACGCCAATCGAATGACGTCATAGTTCTTTTGGATGCCACCGCCGAGACGTACTATCCACTCGGCGAGGTGCTCAAAGGGATGCCTGCGGGCGCTATGAGCGATTTTGCGGCGGCCATTCCGCTTCTTATGGAAGCGGAGCCAATAGCGAATTTGCCTCCGGGCAGACCGCTTGATTTTGGCGACCTCGTGGCCCCGATCTTGAACCCTCCGCATAATATCATGTGCGTGGGTAAGAACTATCGCGCTCATGCCAACGAGTTTGCCAAGAGCGGCTTTGACTCGAGCAGCACCTCATCGGCCGACGCAGTGCCGGAATTTCCGATCATCTTCACGAAGCCATCGACGACCATCAGCGGGCCGGCGAGCGACATCCCTTTAGTTCCAGGGCTAGATCAAGCCGTCGACTATGAATGCGAACTTGCAGTCGTTATTGGCAAAGGCGGCCGCGCGATACCTCGCGATGAAGCCATGGCGCACGTATTTGGCTACACGATCGTCAATGACGTCACGGCCCGCGATCTTCAACAGCGCCACAAGCAATGGTTTCTCGGAAAAAGCCCCGACGGGTTCTGTCCAATGGGACCCTGGATCATCACCGCCGATGAAGTTGATTATCGCGACATGCGCGTCATTTGCCGTGTGAATGGTGAGGTTCGCCAGAACGCGAGTACGCGGGATCTGATCTTCGATATTCCGGTGTTGATTGAAACGATCTCGAAAGTCATGACACTTTCGCCAGGTGACATTATCGCGACGGGCACGCCCGAGGGCGTCGGCATCGGCTTCACGCCGCCACGCTTCCTGCGCGATGGCGATGTCGTGGAATGCGAAATCTCCGGCATCGGAAAGATCCGCAATACAGTAAAACGCGCCGGTTGTTACCGGCGCGCTTCCTGA